Proteins co-encoded in one Setaria viridis chromosome 9, Setaria_viridis_v4.0, whole genome shotgun sequence genomic window:
- the LOC117838737 gene encoding ABC transporter G family member 41 isoform X1, which yields MEWDDEERQRRLDDHEGHHGEREPDAGGRRSLSLDIDRKSVQKHRLPLSSSSWRAAAASFRESLSRSLSLNQQHDQENDDEAELKWAAVERLPTLDRLHTSLLNGDLRMVDIRRLGAAERRMVVDTLIANIQRDNLRLLRKQRQRMDRVGIRPPTVEVRWRDVSVEAECRVVQGKPLPTIWNAAISNLSAASRMLGFNRQHAKVRILNGVSGVVKPSKLTLLLGPPGCGKSTLLKALAGKLSANLKVTGEIEYNGVKLSDFVPEKTAAYIDQYDLHVPEMTVRETIDFSARFQGVGNRTAIMKEVIRREKEAGITPDPDVDTYMKAISMEGLERSMQTDYIMKIMGLDICADIMVGDAMRRGISGGEKKRLTTGEMIVGPSKALFMDEISTGLDSSTTFQIVSCLQQMAHISESTILVSLLQPAPETYELFDDIILMAEGKIVYHGSKSCIMSFFESCGFKCPERKGAADFLQEVLSRKDQQQYWSRHTETYNFVTADQFCDKFRVSQIGQNLAGEISTPYEKSEGHKNALSYSIYSLSKLELLKACFARELLLMKRNAFIHITKTLQLGLLAAITGTVFLRTHMGVDRVHANYYMGSLFYALILLMVNGFPELAMAVSKLPVFYKQRDYNFYPAWAYAVPAFILKVPISLVESIAWTSISYFLIGYTPEASRFLCHLLVLFLIHTGSLSMFRCVASYCQTMVAGSVGGVMSFLVILLFGGFIIPRPSMPNWLKWGFWLSPLSYAEIGLTGNEFLAARWLKYTVSGVTLGRRILMDRGLNFSSYFFWISIGALIGFILLFNIGFAIGLTVKRPPGTSRAIISRDNLTTFNGKDQRISKNTEDRMHKKQAENSSTPNRTGRMVLPFTPLAISFQDVNYYVDTPAEMREQGYMERKLQLLHNITGAFQPGVLSALMGVTGAGKTTLLDVLAGRKTGGVIEGDIKIGGYPKVQQTFARISGYCEQTDVHSPQITVGESVAYSAWLRLPTEIDSKTRNFPLQEFVNQVLETIELDEIRDALVGIPGINGLSTEQRKRLTIAVELVSNPSIIFMDEPTSGLDARAAAIVMRAVKNVTDTGRTVVCTIHQPSIEIFEAFDQLMLMKRGGELIYAGPLGHHSCKVIQYFQAISGVPKIKDNYNPSTWMLEVTSTSMEIQLGVDFAQVYRDSSMYKDKDELVRRLSIPPLGTNNLHFPTRYPQKFWEQFKACLWKQCLSYWRSPSYNLVRIVFLTVSCIAFGVLYWQQGNINHINDQQGLFTILGCMYGTTLFAGINNCQSVMPFVSIERSVMYRERFAGMYSPWAYSFAQVAMEIPYVFVQIMLFMFIAYPLIGYAWELAKFFWFLYTMFCTLLYFLYLGMMMVSITPNIQVASILASMFYTIQNLMSGFIVPAPQIPKWWLWLYYTSPMSWTLNVFFTTQFGYEDDKKIEVFGETKSVAAFVRDYFGFRCDLLPLAAVVLAAFPIFFATLFGYSISKLNFQRR from the exons ATGGAATGGGATGACGAGGAGCGCCAGCGACGGCTGGATGATCATGAAGGACATCACGGAGAGCGAGAGCCTGATGCAGGCGGCCGGCGATCACTGTCGCTGGACATTGATAGGAAATCAGTGCAGAAGCACCGGCTGCCGTTGTCGTCGTCATCATGGCGGGCTGCAGCGGCCAGCTTCAGGGAGAGCCTGTCGCGCTCCCTCTCCCTCAATCAGCAACACGATCAGGAGAATGACGATGAGGCCGAGCTGAAATGGGCAGCCGTCGAGAGGCTGCCCACCTTGGACAGGTTGCACACCTCGCTGCTCAATGGAGACTTGCGAATGGTGGACATACGGAGGCTGGGGGCGGCAGAGCGGCGCATGGTGGTGGACACCCTCATCGCCAACATCCAACGCGACAACCTCCGCCTGCTCCGCAAGCAGCGCCAGAGGATGGACAGAGTCGGCATCCGCCCGCCCACGGTGGAGGTGCGCTGGCGCGACGTCTCTGTGGAGGCGGAATGCCGGGTGGTGCAGGGGAAGCCCCTCCCTACCATCTGGAACGCCGCCATCTCCAACCTCTCT GCAGCGAGCAGAATGCTGGGCTTCAACCGCCAGCATGCCAAGGTCCGCATCCTCAATGGTGTCAGTGGCGTCGTCAAGCCTTCCAAGCTTACACttctcctgggacctccgggcTGCGGCAAGAGCACCCTCCTCAAGGCGCTCGCAGGGAAGCTCAGTGCTAATCTCAAGGTCACAGGAGAAATCGAGTACAATGGTGTGAAGCTGAGTGACTTCGTCCCAGAGAAGACAGCAGCTTACATCGATCAGTACGATCTCCATGTCCCCGAGATGACCGTTAGAGAGACCATTGACTTCTCTGCAAGATTCCAGGGTGTTGGCAACAGAACAG CAATCATGAAAGAGGTGATTAGAAGGGAGAAGGAGGCAGGGATTACCCCTGACCCTGATGTCGACACTTATATGAAG GCGATATCTATGGAAGGCTTAGAAAGGAGTATGCAAACAGATTACATTATGAAG ATCATGGGACTTGACATATGCGCTGATATAATGGTGGGAGATGCAATGAGAAGAGGTATTTCAGGTGGTGAGAAGAAGAGACTAACCACAG GAGAAATGATAGTAGGACCATCAAAAGCGCTCTTCATGGATGAAATATCAACTGGGTTGGATAGCTCCACAACCTTCCAAATTGTTTCTTGCCTCCAACAGATGGCTCATATCTCAGAGTCTACCATACTAGTCTCACTTCTTCAACCAGCACCAGAGACTTATGAGCTTTTTGATGATATTATCTTGATGGCTGAAGGAAAAATTGTATACCATGGATCTAAGAGTTGCATTATGAGTTTCTTTGAATCATGTGGATTCAAGTGCCCTGAAAGGAAAGGTGCTGCTGACTTCCTACAAGAG GTCTTGTCAAGAAAAGACCAACAGCAATATTGGAGCCGCCATACAGAAACATACAATTTTGTTACCGCTGACCAGTTCTGTGACAAGTTCAGAGTATCTCAAATTGGTCAGAACCTTGCTGGGGAGATTTCAACACCTTACGAAAAATCAGAAGGGCATAAAAATGCCTTGTCTTACAGTATCTACTCGTTATCCAAGTTGGAACTCCTCAAAGCATGTTTTGCCAGAGAGCTTCTCCTGATGAAACGAAATGCCTTCATCCACATAACAAAAACTCTTCAG CTTGGGCTACTTGCTGCTATTACTGGGACGGTATTTTTGCGCACTCATATGGGTGTTGATAGAGTTCATGCAAACTATTACATGGGTTCGCTCTTCTATGCACTCATCCTGCTGATGGTTAATGGATTCCCTGAGCTTGCCATGGCAGTTAGCAAACTACCAGTTTTTTACAAACAAAGAGACTACAACTTCTATCCTGCATGGGCTTATGCAGTACCAGCTTTTATCCTCAAGGTACCAATCTCATTAGTTGAGTCAATAGCTTGGACATCAATATCATACTTCCTCATTGGCTACACGCCGGAGGCATCCAG ATTCTTGTGTCATCTTCTTGTCCTTTTCCTAATCCACACTGGGTCATTATCGATGTTTAGATGTGTTGCCTCTTACTGTCAAACAATGGTGGCTGGTTCAGTGGGTGGTGTAATGTCATTTCTAGTCATCCTTCTATTTGGGGGTTTCATCATTCCTCGCC CATCCATGCCTAATTGGCTGAAATGGGGATTTTGGCTCTCTCCGTTATCATACGCTGAGATAGGCTTAACTGGAAATGAGTTCTTGGCGGCAAGATGGCTAAAG TATACAGTATCTGGTGTGACACTTGGAAGGAGGATACTAATGGACAGAGGATTAAACTTCTCCAGTTACTTCTTCTGGATCTCAATTGGAGCATTGATTGGGTTTATTTTGTTATTCAACATAGGTTTTGCCATCGGTTTGACTGTTAAAAGGC CTCCAGGAACTTCTCGAGCTATTATTTCTCGTGATAACCTTACCACATTCAATGGAAAAGACCAACGTATATCCAAGAACACTGAAGATAGGATGCATAAGAAACAAGCGGAAAATTCTTCTACTCCTAACAGGACTG GAAGGATGGTATTACCTTTTACACCCCTTGCAATATCATTTCAAGATGTGAACTACTATGTGGACACACCTGCG GAAATGAGGGAACAAGGTTACATGGAGAGAAAACTTCAACTACTCCACAACATCACAGGAGCCTTCCAGCCAGGAGTCCTGTCAGCGCTCATGGGGGTTACCGGGGCAGGGAAAACAACCCTGCTCGATGTTCTTGCAGGGAGGAAAACTGGCGGTGTTATTGAAGGAGATATAAAAATAGGAGGTTATCCTAAAGTTCAACAAACCTTTGCTAGGATATCAGGCTACTGTGAACAAACTGATGTTCACTCCCCACAGATCACAGTGGGCGAGTCTGTTGCATATTCAGCCTGGTTGCGCCTTCCAACAGAAATCGACTCCAAAACTCGAAAT TTTCCCTTACAGGAATTTGTCAATCAAGTTCTTGAAACAATTGAGTTGGACGAAATAAGAGATGCTTTGGTTGGAATACCAGGGATAAATGGACTATCTACAGAGCAACGGAAGCGGCTCACAATTGCAGTTGAGCTTGTATCCAACCCTTCAATCATATTCATGGATGAGCCAACATCAGGCTTGGATGCAAGGGCAGCTGCTATTGTCATGCGCGCAGTGAAGAACGTTACAGACACAGGTCGAACCGTTGTGTGCACTATTCACCAACCAAGTATCGAAATATTTGAGGCGTTTGATCAG CTGATGCTGATGAAAAGGGGTGGAGAGTTGATCTATGCTGGGCCGCTTGGACACCATTCATGTAAGGTCATCCAATATTTCCAG GCAATATCTGGGGTACCCAAGATCAAGGACAACTACAACCCATCAACATGGATGCTAGAAGTTACCTCAACATCTATGGAAATTCAACTGGGAGTCGATTTTGCACAAGTTTACAGGGACTCATCAATGTACAA GGATAAAGATGAACTCGTAAGACGCTTGAGTATACCACCTTTGGGTACAAACAATCTCCATTTCCCAACACGGTATCCACAGAAGTTTTGGGAGCAGTTCAAAGCTTGCCTTTGGAAGCAATGTTTATCATATTGGAGAAGCCCTTCCTATAACCTGGTCCGAATTGTGTTCCTAACAGTCTCTTGCATTGCCTTTGGGGTCTTATACTGGCAGCAAGGCAATATAAACCACAT AAATGACCAGCAAGGTCTGTTTACCATATTGGGATGCATGTATGGCACCACTCTGTTTGCTGGCATCAACAACTGCCAATCAGTGATGCCATTCGTCTCGATTGAGCGCTCTGTCATGTACAGAGAAAGGTTTGCAGGAATGTACTCACCTTGGGCTTACTCATTTGCACAG GTTGCCATGGAGATTCCTTATGTGTTTGTGCAAATAATGTTGTTCATGTTCATAGCTTACCCACTGATAGGGTATGCATGGGAACTAGCAAAGTTCTTCTGGTTCTTGTATACCATGTTCTGTACGCTGCTCTACTTCCTCTACCTTGGAATGATGATGGTATCAATCACCCCAAACATCCAAGTGGCGTCCATATTAGCATCTATGTTCTACACCATACAAAACCTCATGTCTGGCTTCATTGTGCCTGCACCA CAAATACCAAAATGGTGGCTATGGCTGTACTACACGTCCCCCATGTCATGGACACTCAATGTATTCTTCACTACCCAGTTTGGGTATGAGGATGATAAGAAGATTGAGGTATTTGGAGAGACCAAATCTGTCGCAGCATTTGTGAGAGACTACTTTGGTTTTCGTTGTGACTTGCTACCACTGGCAGCTGTAGTTCTGGCGGCCTTCCCCATCTTCTTTGCCACTCTTTTCGGTTACAGCATTTCAAAGCTCAACTTCCAAAGGAGATAG
- the LOC117838737 gene encoding ABC transporter G family member 41 isoform X2 → MEWDDEERQRRLDDHEGHHGEREPDAGGRRSLSLDIDRKSVQKHRLPLSSSSWRAAAASFRESLSRSLSLNQQHDQENDDEAELKWAAVERLPTLDRLHTSLLNGDLRMVDIRRLGAAERRMVVDTLIANIQRDNLRLLRKQRQRMDRVGIRPPTVEVRWRDVSVEAECRVVQGKPLPTIWNAAISNLSAASRMLGFNRQHAKVRILNGVSGVVKPSKLTLLLGPPGCGKSTLLKALAGKLSANLKVTGEIEYNGVKLSDFVPEKTAAYIDQYDLHVPEMTVRETIDFSARFQGVGNRTAIMKEVIRREKEAGITPDPDVDTYMKAISMEGLERSMQTDYIMKIMGLDICADIMVGDAMRRGISGGEKKRLTTGEMIVGPSKALFMDEISTGLDSSTTFQIVSCLQQMAHISESTILVSLLQPAPETYELFDDIILMAEGKIVYHGSKSCIMSFFESCGFKCPERKGAADFLQEVLSRKDQQQYWSRHTETYNFVTADQFCDKFRVSQIGQNLAGEISTPYEKSEGHKNALSYSIYSLSKLELLKACFARELLLMKRNAFIHITKTLQLGLLAAITGTVFLRTHMGVDRVHANYYMGSLFYALILLMVNGFPELAMAVSKLPVFYKQRDYNFYPAWAYAVPAFILKVPISLVESIAWTSISYFLIGYTPEASRFLCHLLVLFLIHTGSLSMFRCVASYCQTMVAGSVGGVMSFLVILLFGGFIIPRPSMPNWLKWGFWLSPLSYAEIGLTGNEFLAARWLKYTVSGVTLGRRILMDRGLNFSSYFFWISIGALIGFILLFNIGFAIGLTVKRPPGTSRAIISRDNLTTFNGKDQRISKNTEDRMHKKQAENSSTPNRTGRMVLPFTPLAISFQDVNYYVDTPAEMREQGYMERKLQLLHNITGAFQPGVLSALMGVTGAGKTTLLDVLAGRKTGGVIEGDIKIGGYPKVQQTFARISGYCEQTDVHSPQITVGESVAYSAWLRLPTEIDSKTRNEFVNQVLETIELDEIRDALVGIPGINGLSTEQRKRLTIAVELVSNPSIIFMDEPTSGLDARAAAIVMRAVKNVTDTGRTVVCTIHQPSIEIFEAFDQLMLMKRGGELIYAGPLGHHSCKVIQYFQAISGVPKIKDNYNPSTWMLEVTSTSMEIQLGVDFAQVYRDSSMYKDKDELVRRLSIPPLGTNNLHFPTRYPQKFWEQFKACLWKQCLSYWRSPSYNLVRIVFLTVSCIAFGVLYWQQGNINHINDQQGLFTILGCMYGTTLFAGINNCQSVMPFVSIERSVMYRERFAGMYSPWAYSFAQVAMEIPYVFVQIMLFMFIAYPLIGYAWELAKFFWFLYTMFCTLLYFLYLGMMMVSITPNIQVASILASMFYTIQNLMSGFIVPAPQIPKWWLWLYYTSPMSWTLNVFFTTQFGYEDDKKIEVFGETKSVAAFVRDYFGFRCDLLPLAAVVLAAFPIFFATLFGYSISKLNFQRR, encoded by the exons ATGGAATGGGATGACGAGGAGCGCCAGCGACGGCTGGATGATCATGAAGGACATCACGGAGAGCGAGAGCCTGATGCAGGCGGCCGGCGATCACTGTCGCTGGACATTGATAGGAAATCAGTGCAGAAGCACCGGCTGCCGTTGTCGTCGTCATCATGGCGGGCTGCAGCGGCCAGCTTCAGGGAGAGCCTGTCGCGCTCCCTCTCCCTCAATCAGCAACACGATCAGGAGAATGACGATGAGGCCGAGCTGAAATGGGCAGCCGTCGAGAGGCTGCCCACCTTGGACAGGTTGCACACCTCGCTGCTCAATGGAGACTTGCGAATGGTGGACATACGGAGGCTGGGGGCGGCAGAGCGGCGCATGGTGGTGGACACCCTCATCGCCAACATCCAACGCGACAACCTCCGCCTGCTCCGCAAGCAGCGCCAGAGGATGGACAGAGTCGGCATCCGCCCGCCCACGGTGGAGGTGCGCTGGCGCGACGTCTCTGTGGAGGCGGAATGCCGGGTGGTGCAGGGGAAGCCCCTCCCTACCATCTGGAACGCCGCCATCTCCAACCTCTCT GCAGCGAGCAGAATGCTGGGCTTCAACCGCCAGCATGCCAAGGTCCGCATCCTCAATGGTGTCAGTGGCGTCGTCAAGCCTTCCAAGCTTACACttctcctgggacctccgggcTGCGGCAAGAGCACCCTCCTCAAGGCGCTCGCAGGGAAGCTCAGTGCTAATCTCAAGGTCACAGGAGAAATCGAGTACAATGGTGTGAAGCTGAGTGACTTCGTCCCAGAGAAGACAGCAGCTTACATCGATCAGTACGATCTCCATGTCCCCGAGATGACCGTTAGAGAGACCATTGACTTCTCTGCAAGATTCCAGGGTGTTGGCAACAGAACAG CAATCATGAAAGAGGTGATTAGAAGGGAGAAGGAGGCAGGGATTACCCCTGACCCTGATGTCGACACTTATATGAAG GCGATATCTATGGAAGGCTTAGAAAGGAGTATGCAAACAGATTACATTATGAAG ATCATGGGACTTGACATATGCGCTGATATAATGGTGGGAGATGCAATGAGAAGAGGTATTTCAGGTGGTGAGAAGAAGAGACTAACCACAG GAGAAATGATAGTAGGACCATCAAAAGCGCTCTTCATGGATGAAATATCAACTGGGTTGGATAGCTCCACAACCTTCCAAATTGTTTCTTGCCTCCAACAGATGGCTCATATCTCAGAGTCTACCATACTAGTCTCACTTCTTCAACCAGCACCAGAGACTTATGAGCTTTTTGATGATATTATCTTGATGGCTGAAGGAAAAATTGTATACCATGGATCTAAGAGTTGCATTATGAGTTTCTTTGAATCATGTGGATTCAAGTGCCCTGAAAGGAAAGGTGCTGCTGACTTCCTACAAGAG GTCTTGTCAAGAAAAGACCAACAGCAATATTGGAGCCGCCATACAGAAACATACAATTTTGTTACCGCTGACCAGTTCTGTGACAAGTTCAGAGTATCTCAAATTGGTCAGAACCTTGCTGGGGAGATTTCAACACCTTACGAAAAATCAGAAGGGCATAAAAATGCCTTGTCTTACAGTATCTACTCGTTATCCAAGTTGGAACTCCTCAAAGCATGTTTTGCCAGAGAGCTTCTCCTGATGAAACGAAATGCCTTCATCCACATAACAAAAACTCTTCAG CTTGGGCTACTTGCTGCTATTACTGGGACGGTATTTTTGCGCACTCATATGGGTGTTGATAGAGTTCATGCAAACTATTACATGGGTTCGCTCTTCTATGCACTCATCCTGCTGATGGTTAATGGATTCCCTGAGCTTGCCATGGCAGTTAGCAAACTACCAGTTTTTTACAAACAAAGAGACTACAACTTCTATCCTGCATGGGCTTATGCAGTACCAGCTTTTATCCTCAAGGTACCAATCTCATTAGTTGAGTCAATAGCTTGGACATCAATATCATACTTCCTCATTGGCTACACGCCGGAGGCATCCAG ATTCTTGTGTCATCTTCTTGTCCTTTTCCTAATCCACACTGGGTCATTATCGATGTTTAGATGTGTTGCCTCTTACTGTCAAACAATGGTGGCTGGTTCAGTGGGTGGTGTAATGTCATTTCTAGTCATCCTTCTATTTGGGGGTTTCATCATTCCTCGCC CATCCATGCCTAATTGGCTGAAATGGGGATTTTGGCTCTCTCCGTTATCATACGCTGAGATAGGCTTAACTGGAAATGAGTTCTTGGCGGCAAGATGGCTAAAG TATACAGTATCTGGTGTGACACTTGGAAGGAGGATACTAATGGACAGAGGATTAAACTTCTCCAGTTACTTCTTCTGGATCTCAATTGGAGCATTGATTGGGTTTATTTTGTTATTCAACATAGGTTTTGCCATCGGTTTGACTGTTAAAAGGC CTCCAGGAACTTCTCGAGCTATTATTTCTCGTGATAACCTTACCACATTCAATGGAAAAGACCAACGTATATCCAAGAACACTGAAGATAGGATGCATAAGAAACAAGCGGAAAATTCTTCTACTCCTAACAGGACTG GAAGGATGGTATTACCTTTTACACCCCTTGCAATATCATTTCAAGATGTGAACTACTATGTGGACACACCTGCG GAAATGAGGGAACAAGGTTACATGGAGAGAAAACTTCAACTACTCCACAACATCACAGGAGCCTTCCAGCCAGGAGTCCTGTCAGCGCTCATGGGGGTTACCGGGGCAGGGAAAACAACCCTGCTCGATGTTCTTGCAGGGAGGAAAACTGGCGGTGTTATTGAAGGAGATATAAAAATAGGAGGTTATCCTAAAGTTCAACAAACCTTTGCTAGGATATCAGGCTACTGTGAACAAACTGATGTTCACTCCCCACAGATCACAGTGGGCGAGTCTGTTGCATATTCAGCCTGGTTGCGCCTTCCAACAGAAATCGACTCCAAAACTCGAAAT GAATTTGTCAATCAAGTTCTTGAAACAATTGAGTTGGACGAAATAAGAGATGCTTTGGTTGGAATACCAGGGATAAATGGACTATCTACAGAGCAACGGAAGCGGCTCACAATTGCAGTTGAGCTTGTATCCAACCCTTCAATCATATTCATGGATGAGCCAACATCAGGCTTGGATGCAAGGGCAGCTGCTATTGTCATGCGCGCAGTGAAGAACGTTACAGACACAGGTCGAACCGTTGTGTGCACTATTCACCAACCAAGTATCGAAATATTTGAGGCGTTTGATCAG CTGATGCTGATGAAAAGGGGTGGAGAGTTGATCTATGCTGGGCCGCTTGGACACCATTCATGTAAGGTCATCCAATATTTCCAG GCAATATCTGGGGTACCCAAGATCAAGGACAACTACAACCCATCAACATGGATGCTAGAAGTTACCTCAACATCTATGGAAATTCAACTGGGAGTCGATTTTGCACAAGTTTACAGGGACTCATCAATGTACAA GGATAAAGATGAACTCGTAAGACGCTTGAGTATACCACCTTTGGGTACAAACAATCTCCATTTCCCAACACGGTATCCACAGAAGTTTTGGGAGCAGTTCAAAGCTTGCCTTTGGAAGCAATGTTTATCATATTGGAGAAGCCCTTCCTATAACCTGGTCCGAATTGTGTTCCTAACAGTCTCTTGCATTGCCTTTGGGGTCTTATACTGGCAGCAAGGCAATATAAACCACAT AAATGACCAGCAAGGTCTGTTTACCATATTGGGATGCATGTATGGCACCACTCTGTTTGCTGGCATCAACAACTGCCAATCAGTGATGCCATTCGTCTCGATTGAGCGCTCTGTCATGTACAGAGAAAGGTTTGCAGGAATGTACTCACCTTGGGCTTACTCATTTGCACAG GTTGCCATGGAGATTCCTTATGTGTTTGTGCAAATAATGTTGTTCATGTTCATAGCTTACCCACTGATAGGGTATGCATGGGAACTAGCAAAGTTCTTCTGGTTCTTGTATACCATGTTCTGTACGCTGCTCTACTTCCTCTACCTTGGAATGATGATGGTATCAATCACCCCAAACATCCAAGTGGCGTCCATATTAGCATCTATGTTCTACACCATACAAAACCTCATGTCTGGCTTCATTGTGCCTGCACCA CAAATACCAAAATGGTGGCTATGGCTGTACTACACGTCCCCCATGTCATGGACACTCAATGTATTCTTCACTACCCAGTTTGGGTATGAGGATGATAAGAAGATTGAGGTATTTGGAGAGACCAAATCTGTCGCAGCATTTGTGAGAGACTACTTTGGTTTTCGTTGTGACTTGCTACCACTGGCAGCTGTAGTTCTGGCGGCCTTCCCCATCTTCTTTGCCACTCTTTTCGGTTACAGCATTTCAAAGCTCAACTTCCAAAGGAGATAG